The DNA sequence TTCCAGATGAACAGTCCTTCCGGAGATTTGGAAGTTCTCCAATGCCCGTTCAGTATGAATTCCCCACATCGAGTCGGCAGGAATCTGGCGTGTTCCAAGAAGATCGGTTTCTTTCCGGTATTTTTGCATGAGCGAAACTGATTTTTGGTTGTTTATCAGTCAAAGCTAAACAATTATTTACTTCTTTGTTTTGCTGATTAACCGGATGTCTTTCATCACCATCTCCTTGTCAACCGCTTTGCACATGTCGTAAACTGTAAGCAGCGCCACATTCACGCCGGTGAGCGCTTCCATTTCGACTCCGGTTTTTCCAAAGCACAAAGTGGTACATTCAACTTGCACACCGTCATCCTGAAGAGTACATTTTACATCAATTTTCCAAAGTTGAAGCGGATGACAAAGCGGAATTAGTTCACCCGTACGTTTAGCTCCCTGGATTCCAGCAATTTCGGCAACAGTCAACACATCGCCTTTTTTGATCTGGTTCTGGCGAATCAGTTCAACGGTTTCGGGCTGAAGCTGAATAAAACCTCTGGCAACGGCTTCCCGCTCCTGATCAGGCTTTTGGCTGACATCAACCATTTTTGCCTTTCCTTTTTCGTCGATATGACTTAATTTATTCATATTTCAAGTTTCAAAAATTATTACGGGTTGCGGGATTCAAGTTGCATGTTTTACTCGCAACACTTTTTATCCCCCAATATTATAGAATTCTCCTGACTTATTGTAAGTTCCGCTTTTCGGTTTGTTGCCTAAAGCCAAATTCAATGCTTCCTGATGTCCTAATTTTCGAATATTGTAAGATAAATCGCTGAATAAACAGGGTTTAATGTCGCCATTGGCAAGTAAACGAACACGATTGCATTTGCTGCAATTTCCACCGTCGCCACCTTCAACGGTTGAGAACTCTCCGGTTTTCAGGTTCATCTGGTGAATAAACCGCAATTTCAATCCGCGCTCCTCACAGAACTGTTTGAGTTGCTGCGTTTCTTCATCGGGTTGGCCCAATAAAACGCAGTTCACTTTTATGGGCTCCAGTTGCGCTTCGCGGGCTGCGTCAATTCCTTCCAGAACCTGTTCCAAATTCCCGGTTCGGGTTATCTCGCAGTAGTTTTCAGGATTTACAGTATCCAAACTGATGTTGATCCGATTCAGTCCGGCAGCTTTTAACTTTCGTGCATATTTCGGTAACAAAATACCATTGGTTGTCATCGACAAGTCTTCCAATCCATCAATTGCAGCAAGCATCGAAACCAGTTCAACAATGTCCTTTCGAACTAGTGGTTCACCGCCTGTCAGCCGCACTTTGGTAATTCCATTTGATACTGCCAATCTTGTAAATTCAACTATTTCTTCGAAGCTCAAAATGTCAGCATGATGGAGCAAACGAATAACTTCTTCGGGCATACAATACGTGCAGCGCAGGTTGCACCGGTCGGTCACCGAAATACGTAGATAGTTTATGGAACGGTTAAAGCGGTCGAACATGAACGAGTTCTCCTTTCAAGATTTCAGTTGTTCCTGCAGGAACCGAAATGTACCCAAATGCTTGATGATAAGCATGAATATGTGCAGACCCATGATATTCAACCAACGTGACTTCGTTTTGATTGGTAATCTGAACCGGCAAACATTCCTCTCGGTCGGTTTTTTTTCTGAAATAATCGTGACTCATCGGCATGGGTAATTGAATTTCAGGCTGCTGATAATTCATCAATTTCCTAAGAAACGGCAAAGCAAAAACCTCGAACTGAATAAACGACGAAACCGGATTTCCCGGCAGTCCAATAATGTATTTGTTTCCTTTCGATGCAAAAGTGATGTGCTGACCGGGTTTAATGTTGATTTTGTTGAAATGGATTTCGAACCCAAGTTTCTGAATAATCTTGGGAACAAAATCAAAATCGCCCACCGAAACTCCTCCTGAAAGAATGGTTACATCACTTTCAGCTACCGATTTCTCGATGATTTTTGTGGTTAATTGTTCGTCGTCGGGTACAATTCCGTAGTAATTTACCGGAAACCCCTGTTTTGTGGCCTGAGCAAAAAGCTGAGGACCATTCGAATTGCGAATTTGTGATGATCGTGGCGTAACCTCAGGATTAACCAGCTCCGATCCGGTTGAAATAATGCCCACTTGTGGTTTTTGATAAACCAACGGGTTGATGCACCCGACTGATGCCAATATGGCGACATGCTGCGGTTTTACCATCGTTCCCGACGAAATTACCAAATCTCCCTCTTTCAAATCCTCGCCTTTCAGGCAAATGTTCGAATTGGTTTTTTCTCCCGTAAACTTTATTTTTCCAGTGGCAGTTTCGCTTGAATATTCAACCATGAATACCGTATCAGCGCCTTCAGGAACCTGAGCGCCAGTCATGATTTTGGAACATTGGCCCAAAGCAATACTTTTGGTTGGAGTGTATCCGGCAGGAATAATCTCAACGACCTCAAGTTCCATATCCAAATCAGCCCTACGACAAGCGTAACCATCCATGGCCGATTTGTGAAAGGGCGGCATATCGGCATCGGCAATAACATCCTGAGCCAAAATACATCCGGACGATTGCAAAAAATCTATAGTTTCGGTTCCCAATAATTGAGCTTTCGAAAAAGCTATTTCAAGGGCTTGTTCAAGCGTAATCATGCTCATCAATTTTCCAGAATTTATGAAAATAAACGTGTCGTGGATTAAAGCTAAATTCTTCACCATCAGAAAATACCGTGGTGTCGGCCAGTTGCCGCATTTCTATAGCCCAAGGTTTTTCAATTGCGTCACTTCCTTGTACAAATACAAAAAGTTCGGGTACCAGAATATGTCGCAATCGGGCTGATTCGACTATAAAAGGGAGATCGGGATCCAACAGGACAGAAGTTAGCTGGAAAGCTTCCTTCAAATAATCATCGGTTGTTTGAATAAAATAAACCTTTTCAGCTCCAGCCCTCAAATACCGTGAAGTATCTTTGTCTGAAGTATAATCAGTTTCCTCATAAATCCTGAAATTGCTATTCTCTACAATCGGGATTAAACCTTTGCCTGGCTCGTGAAAATGAGGCGTAATTTTAATAGCAGCCATTTTCTTCAGCGGGCTGCTGGCAATTACGTCGCAAATAAAAGTCGTTTTTCCAACATTCCGACTGGAGCCTGATACGAGCAATAAATCTTTAAATCTTAAATTCATTCTTGCGGCTTAAATACAGTTGCATGTAGGAGAAAATCGCAGACAAGCCACAAATTTGGGTAGCCGGGGTTCTCCTTTCCAATTCATTCCACATCAGTGGAAATCGGGAGGCTGAAGCGTTTCTGCTTGCAACCCATCGGTTTTTAGGTACTTATGCAAAGCACTTAGTACCTATAACTCGGAGCATTAAAAACATATGCAAATATAGAAATGTTTAGATGAGTTTCAAGAAATCTCGAATTTCAAATCTTGAGTCTTGAATAAAAAGAAGCTATTTGTCAAATTATCATTGCGATAGTTTTTTCACTCACCATTTGAGACTCAAGATTCAAGACTTTCTCTACTTTTTGTAGAAGTTCATCTGTTGAAGATAGTCCCAGCTTCGGTATGGTAAGAAGTGTCGGATGTCTTTTCCTTCTTTAATAGCATCGCGGATAAAAGTTGAGGAGATTTCCATCAGTGGCGCATTGGCAATCTGAACACGGGGATATTTCTCAGCGCTTTCAGGATTAAAGCCAGGGCGTGGATAAACAATAATGTCGTAATTGGCAAGCAAAACATCGGCATTCTTCCATTTGTGAATGCTTTCCAGATTGTCAGAGCCCATCAGGATAAAAAATTGGTGAGTTGGATATTTTTCGCTCAAATATGCCAATGTATCGATGGTGTATGATGGTTTAGGCAAACCGAATTCAACTTTGGAGGCGCGAAAACGCAAATCGTCACCAATGGCGCGATTGACCAATTCCAGACGATGATAGTCGTCGAGCAATGTTTTTTTCTTTTTCAGTGGATTTTGCGGACTCACTACAAACCAAAGCTGATCGATATCGGTGTATTCGACCATGTAATTGGCGATGGCCATGTGCCCAACATGTATGGGGTTGAAGGAGCCAAAGTAGAGTCCGGTTTTAATCATTTTGTTCCAAATTTATTTTTTTAAAGACATGCTGAATTTGTTTCAGCATCTCTTACAAATGGAGACCCTGAAACAAGTTCAGGGTGACGATGATTCTATTTTGCCGCAATAAACTCACGAATGCACTGCTCTGCCTTTTCGAAAGCTTTGGTCAGATCTTCATTTATAATTATACGGTCGAACTGATTGGCAAAAGTTAATTCATAAGCAGCTTTTGCAACCCGCTTTTCAATTACTTCAGGAGCATCGGTACAGCGCGAAACCAGCCGGTTGCGCAATTCGTCAACCGATGGAGGCTGTACAAAAACGGCGAGCGCTTCATCGCCATAAAACTTCTTGATGTTGCAGCCGCCAACCACATCCACATCAAAGATTACATTTTGTCCATTCGTACGAATTCGATCGACTTCCGACTTTAATGTCCCGTAATAAGTTCCGGCGTAAACCTCTTCCCATTCCAGAAATTCGTCATTGTCAATTTTGCTTCTGAATTCTTCCGGAGTCAGAAAATAATAATCTTTCCCATTGGTTTCGGTGTGGCGCATTCCGCGACTGGTAGCCGATATTGAAAATTCGAGATTTAAATCCTGTTCAAGCAAATGACGAACAATAGTTGTTTTGCCTGCTCCTGATGGCGCTGAAAATATGATGAGTTTTCCAAGCATAAATCAAATTAATAGTATTGCCACTAAGTCACAAACGGAAACAGGATAATCCTATTCTCCAAAATTAAACTTTGTGTCTTCGTGGCTAAATCATTTGCCTTTATAGAACATTAAGTACTTGTTCCTTAATCTTTTCCAGATTATCTTTCATCTGAACCACAATGCGCTGAAGGTTGCTTTCGTTGGCTTTTGATCCGAGTGTGTTGATTTCGCGACCAATTTCCTGAGCAATAAAACCGAGCTTCCGGCCTGAAGGTTCGTCTTCATTCATGGTTTCAGTGAAGTAGCTGCAATGATTGGCCAGACGGACTTTTTCTTCGTTGATGTCCAACTTTTCCATGTAATAAATCAACTCCTGCTCAAAGCGATTTTTATCCAGACTTCCATTCAACTGAAGCGCGTCCAGGCTTTCTTTAATCTTGGTTTTCACATTTTCCATGCGCTGAGTCTCGAAAGGCTCAACCTGATTCAATAAATCGAGAATATTGGCAATGTTGGCATCAATGTCAGCTTTCAGTGCCAGTCCTTCCTGATCGCGGAAAGTATTGAGATTTTCAAGGGTTTTTATCAGATTCTCGCGAACCACCAGCCATTCAGTTTCATCGAGTTCGTCGTACACCATTTTAACCGTTTCGGGTAGGCGCATGATGCTCTGCATGATCGATTCGTTGATTTCGAGGCCCAGATCCTGATGAACATCAGCGAGTTGGCGATAGTAATCCTTGATGATAGCCGCATTGACCCTGGAGGTACTTTCGGTTCCCAGATTATCCAGATAAATAGCAAAATCCACTTTACCTCGGGTCAGTGTTTCGGAAATTAACCGGCGTATTTCGAGGTCTTTCTCGCGGTACATCGAAGGTACACGGGTATTTATATCGAGTTGTTTGCTGTTAAGCGACTTTATTTCCAGGGTGATTTTTTTAGTTCCCACTTCGAATTCGGTTTTCCCGAACCCTGTCATCGATCTGATCATAAATTATGGTTTTAGGCTCTAAAGATACAGAAAAAGGAAAAGGTCATTAGGCATTAGGTATTAGAAAAATTGAAAAGTGATCAGGAACGAGCATTCGGCCAATTTTCTAATGGCAAATGACTCTTTCCCATCAAGCAATTACTCCCGATCCAATCAGTTCGTCGCCTTCGTACCAGGCTGCAAACTGTCCGGAAGTTATACCTCGCTGCTCTTCATCGAAAATGATATACATGCCATCTTCATGTTGGTAAATGGTTGCTTTTTCGAGTGGTTGACGGTAACGGATGCGGAGATCGTATCTGCGGCTTTCTCCTGAATTCATGATCAAATCAGGACGAATCCAGTGAGTTTCTTCCTTCGGAATAAAAAGCCCGGGACGGTACAACCCTGGATGTTCAGTGCCTTCTCCCACATAAATAATGTTCCGGTTGACATCAGTTCCAATGACAAACAATGGATCTTCGTGGCCGCCAATGTTGAGGCCTTTGCGCTGACCAACCGTATAATAATGAGCCCCACGGTGTTCGCCAATAACTTTACCATTCCATGGTTTATATGGAAATTCGGAGCAAAGCTTTTTGAAATTTTCTTCCGTTTTTTCGATGTTCTTTTTCTTAGCAATAAACTCGGCCGGAATTTCAATCACGTTGCCGGTTTTGGGTTCGAGTTGCTGCTGAAGAAAGGTTGGCAAATCAACTTTCCCAACAAAGCAAATGCCTTGCGAATCTTTGCGCTCGGCGGTTGGAAGGTTCTGCTGCCGGGCAATTTCGCGCACTTCAGGCTTTTCCAGATGTCCGATCGGGAACATGGCTTTCGACAATTGACACTGATTCAACTGACACAAGAAGTAACTCTGATCTTTATTCTTGTCTTTTCCGGCGAGCAATTGATGGATAATTTGTCCGTCTTTTTCAAATTCTGTAGTGCGGCAGTAATGACCGGTTGCCACAAAATCGGCGTTGTATTTCAGACATTCGTCGAGAAAAATATCGAATTTAATTTCGCGGTTACACAACACATCAGGATTGGGCGTGCGGCCTTTGCTGTATTCAGCAAACATGTAATCGACCACCCGCTGCTTGTAGTCTTTACTGAGGTCGACAATATGAAAAGGAATATCAAGTTTTTTGGCTACCATCTCGGCAATCATGGCATCGTCTTCCCAAGTACAGCGCGAGGTAATGGTTCCGGTGCGGTCGTGCCAGTTGACCATGAACAGCGCAATCACATCATGCCCCTGTTGCTTCAGCAAATAGGCAGCAACACTCGAATCAACACCTCCCGACAATCCTATAACAACCCGACTCATATTATTTTATTTGGGTTGCAAAAATAGGTAAAGAAGCGTTGTTTTCCAAAGTAATGAAAGTATTGTTGTTTGCTGCCCCTTTTATAAAAACCTGATCCGATGACTTGAAGTCATCGGATCAGGTAGTATTTTATGGCTAATCGGGTTTGCAGCGTGCCAAAACAAAATTGGAGATAAGTTTCGCTTCTTCTTCCGAAATTTTGGCCTTAAGCCTCATCCCGGGCATTACCTTTTCCCAATGAGCCTGAGTGTATTGTTCAGGTAAATGCAGGTTGTGACAACTTCCGCAATGATTGATGTATAAAGTACGACCTGCCATTAAGCTGTCGGTTGAAATACCTGCCCGGCTCGCATCGTTTATTGTTGGCAGATATAGCGTCGGACTGCACGCACCGAAGATAATCGCGGCCGCCAGGATGATCCGGTTTCGGATTTTAGAATTCATACGAAAAAATTAAACGAGCCTGAAGTCCATCTTCATCAATAATGTTGCGGCTACCGCTTTTCAGGTCCGTCAATTGGGGCATCAAAGTGAAATTCATCCAGAAACCTTGTCCTGAATAGGATACAGCAGGGCCAGCAGTCAGGATCGATTTTTCGAGTTTCCCTTCAGCAAAAACATTCTCGTTCATCACCTCAACTCCGGCAAACCATCGATTGTTGATTTTGTAGGAGAAGCCGTAGTTCCATTCCATTTTGAATTCTGTCTCTGTTTCAGCTTCAAGTTCATTCCCTTCGGCTTCAAATTCTTTTTCGAATTCGAGTTCGCCTACAAGGTTTAGGGCATGAATGAACCGTCCGGTTTGTTTATCCAAGATCAATTTCCCTTCCAGTTCAGTTTCGCCTGGAGCAAGTGCATACTCAAAATACACTGCCGAACCCAGTTTGTCAGCCACCGGATCGCTCAGTTTCAGTTTCCACTCATTGGCAAAACTGTACGATGTATTCGAATTCAAAAAATCAATTCCGTTATTTTCAGTGATACCTTTGCTGTAACCGTAATTCAGGTAAAATGCAGTTTGCAGTTTTCCCCCGAGCCCAACTTCGAACTCAAGGCTATGGTTCAATCCCCGGTAAAAGTCTTTACGTCCGGTCCCCAGAGTTGACCAAACTTCAAGCTCTTTCTGCCCCTTATTTAAAACGTTACTTTGGTAGGTATAAGTGAAAACCCGGTCTTGTGCAACAGCACTAATGGTTACTAAAAACGCAGCCAGAAATAGAATTTTTCTCATTTGATGATTTTTGTTCGTTTAACGGAAGCAAAAGTACCGGAGGCACAATCATCAAACAATCCCTAAAAATGGGGATTTATATCAAGTCGGCAGTATCAATTTCGTTTACATCGATTATCTTTTTCAAAATGGCATACATCGTTAATCCGGAAGCCGATTTGATACCGGTTTTTTCAGAAATATTTTTCCGGTGCGAAATAACAGTATGCGTACTGACAAACAGCAAATCGGCAATTTCCTTATTCGAGTGGCCTTTGGTTACCATTTGCAACACCTCAATTTCACGTTTGGTAAGTTCAGTATCAGTATCTTTATTCTGATCCGAAATGAATGAATTCAGGATTTCGTTCACCTTGTAGCAAATCAAAGTTGGCGCATCGAAAAGATTGATGGTTTGATTGGAATACACTGAATCGGCTTCCAAATGAAGTGTCATAAATTGTATTTGTTGGGCCGAAACAAGTATTTTCCGCATAAGCGCGCTGCTCTTTTCCTGTTCTTCTAAAGTCGCTATGATTAAAATATGACCATTCATTGCCTGAAAGTCGATCAATTCGTCGCCCCGGTGAAGCAAGACAACTTCGCTGGCCAGGCTACCCTTCAGCACCTCAAAAAGACCGGTTAGAACCAGGTCTGATTGGCTGATCACCACAATAGATCTGTTCTGATTGCTATTCATTGCTTACCAACAATTTTTCGAGCTGTTTTACCTTAGGGATCATAATATGGTCTTCGATCCGTGAATGGTTCTTCAAATCTTTTTCGAACATGAAGAGATTGGCCAGAAATGCATTTCCCCGGTTCTGATCGTAATTGGGTGGCAAGTATTTAATAATGATGTTGGTCAGATCGTCCATTTTGTCATCCATGTTCGAGTGTTCTTTTTCGAAGCTTGAAATTGAATACTCCGGATACCTCTGTTTAAATTGTTCTCTGGACGCCCGATTTTCGACAACACGATTCAGCTCCAGAATGTACGGAAACATTTCCCGCTCTTCGAAATTGATGTGAATAACGAACTCATCTTTAAACTTGGTATAAAACTTCCTGACCAAATCGTTTTCTGTATTTTCATCCGGGCTGGCTGACAGGAAAAGCTCGATCAGCCTGTCATTTTCAGGAATCAGGTAATCTTTGTAATACTGATGTGTTTTTATCAGGTATTCAATAACCATCGATACCGAAAAGTCGAGCAAACGCTTCTCCGGGAAGTATGCTTCGTAATGAAAAACATTGATGGTTTCGACAAAAAAATTGAGGTCGATTCCCTTTTCTTCACAAATATTGCGGATGGTTTTATCGCCAAAGCCCAATTTAATTCCTAACCGATTGATTACCGGCAACAACGAATGATCCTTGTGAATTACCGAAGCAAGTTTGCTGTTTTCGTTAAACAATTCCATGTATTTCAGTATAAAATTTAACCCTGTAAAGATGACAAAATATTCAGGAAAAGGTTCACCGCTCAAAATGCGAAAACCCCACTTGAAGTGAGGTTTCTATGTGATATTGATCCGATGACTAAAAGTCATCGGATCAATTCGCGTTAAAGTTTATGGCCTTCTGCTCCAAAATGTCCGTTTAGGTTTCTGTTCGGTCTGAGCCGATGGGTGATTGGTCGGTCTTGCCTCGCGATTGCCCGAATTTTCCCTCGCTGCCTGTCCGTTGTGCTGACGTGCAATCGGTTTTCTTGCTTGTTTTGCTGGTGCTTTCTCAGGAGTAAAATCGGTCATTGCATACGGATGATCGCTAACCACCGGAATGGTTTGAGAAATCAATCGCTGAATATCGCGCAGGAATAAAATTTCGGTATTGTCGCACAAAGAAAGTGCAATACCACTTTGCCCGGCACGCCCGGTTCTGCCAATACGGTGAACGTAGGTTTCAGGAATATTCGGTATTTCGTAATTAATCACGTGCGACAAATCGTCAACGTCAATTCCGCGAGCTGCAATATCGGTAGCTACCAATACGCGTATTTTCCCGGATTTAAAGTCTGAAAGAGCTTTCTGACGGGCATTTTGTGATTTATTACCGTGAATGGCCATCGCATTATGACCGTTCTTCTGGAGATGCTGCACTACTTTGTCGGCGCCATGTTTCGTACGGGTAAATACCAAGGCAGAAACAATTTCCGGGTTTCTGAGCAAATGAAGCAACAAGCTGCGCTTATCGGCGTAATTCACCATATACATTTGCTGTTCAACCTTTTCGGCGGTAGTCGATTCAGGAGTAACTTCCACTTTCGAAGGGTTGTTCAGGATCGTTTGCGAAAGTTTCACGATGTCAGCCGGCATAGTCGCCGAAAAGAACAACGACTGGCGCTCTCGCGGAAGCTCAGCAATGATGCGCTTTACATCGTGGATGAAACCCATGTCGAGCATGCGGTCGGCTTCGTCGAGCACAAACAATTCAATACTCCGGAAATCAATGTATCCCTGATTCATCAAGTCGAGCAAACGACCTGGCGTAGCAATCAGAATATCAATACCAGCGCGCAAGGCATCGGTTTGCGGACGTTCGCCAACACCACCAAAAATAACGGTATGTTTCAGCCCGGCATGACGCCCATAAGCTGCAAAACTTTCGCCAATCTGGATCGCCAATTCGCGGGTTGGTGTTACTATCAGGGCCTTTATTTTACGTTTTCCCCTGGCCGGATTATGTGTTTCGTGCAGAATTTGGATAATTGGAATGGCAAAAGCTGCTGTTTTTCCGGTACCTGTTTGTGCACAACCTAATAAATCTTTTCGCTGAAGTATGATGGGTATTGCTTGTTCCTGAATTGGGGTAGGTGTTTCGTAACCTTCTGTTTTTAAAGCCCTCAGGATGGGCTCAATCAAATCTAAATTTTCAAATGACATTTTAATAATTTGGAAAGACCTTCGAATCAAACTTTTTTGACCGGCCTTTATGTTTACGCCGCGAATGTAGTCATTAATCCGACACGCTACCGAAATTCGGACTTATTTATCGTTTTTTATTGAAAAAGAAGATGTTACGGTGACATTGAAAAATAAAGGCTGCCAACTTCGTGAAATTGGCAGCCTTTATAATGAAAATTTCTTCCAACGGTTACTCTTCAATTGAACTGTAAAGAATGGCTGCTACCCGATCATAAAACTCGCCATGCCGAAAGTTATCAATTTGCATCATACCTACAAAAATCAAATCTTCTTTGGGATCGATGAAAAATTTCGTGGTAAAATATCCACTCCATTCGTAGGTTCCGGGCGATTTCGAGTTAATTCCTTTCCCTGGATCCGTGCGCAACCCAAAACCAAGACAAAAGGTCTCACCGGGTCTGTTGCTCATACCTTTTCCCTGTTGGTTCAACGTAATCATCTGATCGGCGGTCATCACTTCAATCGTTTTCCGGCTAAGAATGCGTTTACCATTGTAAATGCCGTTGTTCACTAGCGCCTGAATAAAAATGGCGTAATCCATGGCTGTCGAAGAAAGTCCACCGCCTCCGGCATAATGGCCTATATCGGTATTTTTCGGATAATCTATATTACCAGACAATTCTGAACTTACAATTATTTCTAACTTATTGTTGGCATCGTATCCGTAAATGGGCACCAATCTCGATTGCTTTTCTTTGGGTAGATAAAAATAAGTGTCTTTCATCCCAAGCGGTTCAAAAATATGCTTCCGGAAATAGTCACTCAATTTTTCTCCTGAAACAACTTCAATTACCCGCCCCAAAACATCCATGTTCAGTCCGTACATGAAATGATCTCCGGGTTGAAAGGCCAGTGGCACAGCCGCCAACCGGTTAATAAATTCTTCGGTATTCCAGGTTGGATGCGACAAACCAACACCCAGCATGTTGTTCTTTTTATAGACCGCCATAATCTTTCCGGGATAAAAATCGCCATACGCAATTCCTGAAGTGTGAGTCAGCAAGTGTCGCAAAGTAATGGGCGATTTAACCGGCACTGTGGTGTAAGTCGAATCCTTTTCATTGAAAGTATCGAGTACCTGAGTCTTTTTAAATGCCGGTATGTAATCCTGAACAGCATCGTCGAGACCCAGTTTGCCTTCTTCGTACAATTGCATGATAGCCACCGTGGTGACGGCTTTAGTCATGGAGCAAATCCGGAAAATATCATCCTTTTTGTAAGGCACCTTTGTATCGGTACTCCTGAATCCAAAGGTTTTGTTGTACACAATCTGGTTGTCGCGTGCAATCAGGAAAACTCCTCCCGGAATATATCCCTTGTTCACATAATCCTGAATGAACTGATCGAGCAACTGAAGTCGCTTTTCGGAGACGCCAACTATTGCCGGAGAACGTTCGGCTAACACATCAGAAGTGTGCTGAG is a window from the Aquipluma nitroreducens genome containing:
- the moaC gene encoding cyclic pyranopterin monophosphate synthase MoaC, whose protein sequence is MNKLSHIDEKGKAKMVDVSQKPDQEREAVARGFIQLQPETVELIRQNQIKKGDVLTVAEIAGIQGAKRTGELIPLCHPLQLWKIDVKCTLQDDGVQVECTTLCFGKTGVEMEALTGVNVALLTVYDMCKAVDKEMVMKDIRLISKTKK
- a CDS encoding GTP 3',8-cyclase MoaA, whose protein sequence is MFDRFNRSINYLRISVTDRCNLRCTYCMPEEVIRLLHHADILSFEEIVEFTRLAVSNGITKVRLTGGEPLVRKDIVELVSMLAAIDGLEDLSMTTNGILLPKYARKLKAAGLNRINISLDTVNPENYCEITRTGNLEQVLEGIDAAREAQLEPIKVNCVLLGQPDEETQQLKQFCEERGLKLRFIHQMNLKTGEFSTVEGGDGGNCSKCNRVRLLANGDIKPCLFSDLSYNIRKLGHQEALNLALGNKPKSGTYNKSGEFYNIGG
- a CDS encoding molybdopterin molybdotransferase MoeA produces the protein MITLEQALEIAFSKAQLLGTETIDFLQSSGCILAQDVIADADMPPFHKSAMDGYACRRADLDMELEVVEIIPAGYTPTKSIALGQCSKIMTGAQVPEGADTVFMVEYSSETATGKIKFTGEKTNSNICLKGEDLKEGDLVISSGTMVKPQHVAILASVGCINPLVYQKPQVGIISTGSELVNPEVTPRSSQIRNSNGPQLFAQATKQGFPVNYYGIVPDDEQLTTKIIEKSVAESDVTILSGGVSVGDFDFVPKIIQKLGFEIHFNKINIKPGQHITFASKGNKYIIGLPGNPVSSFIQFEVFALPFLRKLMNYQQPEIQLPMPMSHDYFRKKTDREECLPVQITNQNEVTLVEYHGSAHIHAYHQAFGYISVPAGTTEILKGELVHVRPL
- the nadD gene encoding nicotinate (nicotinamide) nucleotide adenylyltransferase, coding for MIKTGLYFGSFNPIHVGHMAIANYMVEYTDIDQLWFVVSPQNPLKKKKTLLDDYHRLELVNRAIGDDLRFRASKVEFGLPKPSYTIDTLAYLSEKYPTHQFFILMGSDNLESIHKWKNADVLLANYDIIVYPRPGFNPESAEKYPRVQIANAPLMEISSTFIRDAIKEGKDIRHFLPYRSWDYLQQMNFYKK
- the gmk gene encoding guanylate kinase, with protein sequence MLGKLIIFSAPSGAGKTTIVRHLLEQDLNLEFSISATSRGMRHTETNGKDYYFLTPEEFRSKIDNDEFLEWEEVYAGTYYGTLKSEVDRIRTNGQNVIFDVDVVGGCNIKKFYGDEALAVFVQPPSVDELRNRLVSRCTDAPEVIEKRVAKAAYELTFANQFDRIIINEDLTKAFEKAEQCIREFIAAK
- a CDS encoding YicC/YloC family endoribonuclease; amino-acid sequence: MIRSMTGFGKTEFEVGTKKITLEIKSLNSKQLDINTRVPSMYREKDLEIRRLISETLTRGKVDFAIYLDNLGTESTSRVNAAIIKDYYRQLADVHQDLGLEINESIMQSIMRLPETVKMVYDELDETEWLVVRENLIKTLENLNTFRDQEGLALKADIDANIANILDLLNQVEPFETQRMENVKTKIKESLDALQLNGSLDKNRFEQELIYYMEKLDINEEKVRLANHCSYFTETMNEDEPSGRKLGFIAQEIGREINTLGSKANESNLQRIVVQMKDNLEKIKEQVLNVL
- the mnmA gene encoding tRNA 2-thiouridine(34) synthase MnmA translates to MSRVVIGLSGGVDSSVAAYLLKQQGHDVIALFMVNWHDRTGTITSRCTWEDDAMIAEMVAKKLDIPFHIVDLSKDYKQRVVDYMFAEYSKGRTPNPDVLCNREIKFDIFLDECLKYNADFVATGHYCRTTEFEKDGQIIHQLLAGKDKNKDQSYFLCQLNQCQLSKAMFPIGHLEKPEVREIARQQNLPTAERKDSQGICFVGKVDLPTFLQQQLEPKTGNVIEIPAEFIAKKKNIEKTEENFKKLCSEFPYKPWNGKVIGEHRGAHYYTVGQRKGLNIGGHEDPLFVIGTDVNRNIIYVGEGTEHPGLYRPGLFIPKEETHWIRPDLIMNSGESRRYDLRIRYRQPLEKATIYQHEDGMYIIFDEEQRGITSGQFAAWYEGDELIGSGVIA
- a CDS encoding c-type cytochrome → MNSKIRNRIILAAAIIFGACSPTLYLPTINDASRAGISTDSLMAGRTLYINHCGSCHNLHLPEQYTQAHWEKVMPGMRLKAKISEEEAKLISNFVLARCKPD
- a CDS encoding helix-turn-helix transcriptional regulator, which codes for MNSNQNRSIVVISQSDLVLTGLFEVLKGSLASEVVLLHRGDELIDFQAMNGHILIIATLEEQEKSSALMRKILVSAQQIQFMTLHLEADSVYSNQTINLFDAPTLICYKVNEILNSFISDQNKDTDTELTKREIEVLQMVTKGHSNKEIADLLFVSTHTVISHRKNISEKTGIKSASGLTMYAILKKIIDVNEIDTADLI
- a CDS encoding hemerythrin domain-containing protein, with product MELFNENSKLASVIHKDHSLLPVINRLGIKLGFGDKTIRNICEEKGIDLNFFVETINVFHYEAYFPEKRLLDFSVSMVIEYLIKTHQYYKDYLIPENDRLIELFLSASPDENTENDLVRKFYTKFKDEFVIHINFEEREMFPYILELNRVVENRASREQFKQRYPEYSISSFEKEHSNMDDKMDDLTNIIIKYLPPNYDQNRGNAFLANLFMFEKDLKNHSRIEDHIMIPKVKQLEKLLVSNE